One window from the genome of Nicotiana tomentosiformis chromosome 5, ASM39032v3, whole genome shotgun sequence encodes:
- the LOC138891892 gene encoding uncharacterized protein, with protein sequence MGLDPMNQYLAKNAADDSFMDKTFARITQILDKMAEHNKAWHSEDTMGGITYGTPSLTSMIKENQERDQIIVGLATNVNVLTKMFTESQTKKENIKDNLTKVQDNNTNGGLTRKGKATNNGEMTKVKIQEVNNEKVKEKVIKAPKTLAPIPRPPPPSPQRLARKVDDSKLEKFYDILKQLSVNIPFVEAFQEMPGSVKYLKDLITKNRTTKNEVVNVTHRVSSIIAATTVQKKEDPGAFTIPCPIGLHNFARAFCDNGASINLMTLAIYKQAGLRMPRPTSMRFQMADRSIKRPVGIVDDVFVKVGKFLLPADFVILDCVVDK encoded by the exons ATGGGCTTGGATCCTATGAATCAATACTTAGCCAAAAATGCAGCGGATGATTCCTTTATGGACAAAACATTTGCAAGGATCACACAAATCCTAGATAAGATGGCTGAACATAACAAAGCTTGGCACTCGGAAGATACCATGGGTGGAATTACATATGGTACTCCCTCCTTGACTAGCATGATTAAAGAGAACCAAGAAAGAGATCAGATAATTGTCGGGCTTGCCACCAACGTCAACGTGTTGACAAAAATGTTCACTGAAAGCCAAACAAAAAAG GAGAATATCAAAGACAATCTTACCAAGGTTCAGGACAACAACACCAATGGAGGTCTAACCCGCAAGGGAAAGGCAACTAACAATGGCGAAATGACCAAG GTGAAAATTCAAGAAGTGAACAATGAAAAGGTTAAGGAAAAGGTAATAAAGGCACCAAAAACTCTAGCACCAATTCCTAGGCCTCCTCCTCCTTCCCCTCAAAGACTTGCTAGGAAGGTCGATGATAGCAAACTTGAGAAGTTCTATGACATTCTCAAGCAATTATCGGTGAACATTCCatttgtggaagcatttcaagagatgCCGGGTTCTGTTAAGTACTTGAAGGACTTGATCACTAAAAATAGAACCACCAAGAATGAAGTGGTGAATGTGACTCACCGGGTTAGTTCCATCATTGCAGCAACCACCGTTCAAAAGAAAGAGGACCCGGGAGCCTTCACCATTCCATGCCCTATTGGATTGCACAATTTTGCACGAGCCTTTTGTGATAATGGAGCTAGCATCAACTTAATGACCCTTGCTATTTACAAGCAAGCAGGATTACGTATGCCTAGGCCTACAAGTATGAGGTTTCAAATGGCCGACCGTTCAATAAAGCGACCGGTGGGAATCGTTGATGATGTTTTTGTGAAAGTGGGGAAGTTTCTCCTCCCTGCCGACTTTGTTATCCTCGATTGTGTTGTTGATAAATAA